The Aedes albopictus strain Foshan chromosome 2, AalbF5, whole genome shotgun sequence region gaaaaacctgcgcggctagatcagttctgcaagaaagtcacggaaaaaactccatttttcgaatatttaaggtgaatgtcacggactacctttgaaaaatgccaaatgatattcaccgtgaatatcattggtatttttcgaaggtaatccgtgacatttaccttaatcattcaaaaattagcgttttttccgtgactttcttgcagaactagtctagccgcacaagtctttcatataccatattctcaggttcagcgtctaaaatgagctgtaggtgattgaatttagatatgacgaaatgaaacttTCAGCACtggttgcaagaaatggagaaaacaacaacactgttgcccaaagttttgctcaaacagcatcaaattagccaaggaatcataatacccacgctttttgcaccatttcattgcagaaacagagaattgaccttctcatcatactaaaatttagctcattactacaaatctagtactttaccGATCTGCCCTATTCCTcgtagatttctgcaggaattttatcTGAGATCCTAACAGGGAATTCTGCTTAGATTTTATTATAAGTTCATCTAATGATTCTTCTAGGTACTAGTCCTGGGGCTGGGGttcattgcagaaatttctctagggatttctttgaagattgcatgaaggattcattcagaaatcaatcaataggacgcaatcagtgaagtactagattgaaagtagtgagctggatttttgtatggtgagatgatcagttctccgtttctgcaatgaaatggtgcaaacagcgtgggttatatgatttcttgcctaatttgatgctgtttgagcaaaagtttgggtaactgtgttgttgaagttgcaagaaataaataatacaacaactcagttacccaaacttttgctcaaacagcatcaaattaggcaagaaatcatataacccacgctgtttgcaccatttcattgcagaaacggagaactgatcatctcaccatacaaaaatccagctcactactttcaatctagtacttcactgattgcttcctatagatTTATCCGAGAACTTGTTACAAAATTACCTGCACAATTCCTTTACAGTTccgtccagtgatttctccagaaattttgccaagaatttctccgatgtTTTCTATtgctttcaagagattttttagggattctttcgaaCAGGTGCTTTCATGAACATGCGTGTCATGTAGGGTTACCATCCGACTTTATTATGCAGAACATGCCCTGATTTTGGAcaaattttggccaatttttttaataaatctgaTAAGTTTgactcattttcaaaaaaaaaaaatacatgaaacattttgtttttttaGGCTGTGTAGATTGGAGCCTTAGTAAATGTAATTTATTAGGGGGATTctcttaacagcgtaaactgattaaactgattaaacatcgcgatcaccaaggcaattttctattatttcattcgcaaaatcatgaaacatttcaaataagcagaaaatcatggcttacgcagcaatttaatctgtttagtgaatacccctattaaTTATACTTGAGCCAGTTAGTTACACTTTTAGTTAGGTCAAGGAAAAGatacaaaaaaaataaggaaacaaTGGAAAAGTTAATCAAATATCATTTGTTTGTAAACTGAATTTTGACTAATCTCTTGTTCTCAGAGCCTGCTTGAATTAGTGTCATGCACATGCGGCATAGGATATTTTTGGCTTATAAATAAAATAACATAACATAATAAATTAACAGCGAAAACGCAGTGGAAAAGAAGCCAGTTGATTTATATTTATTCTTTGACAGCTAAATTTATATTATAATTTAAACTGTGCTAACCGATTCCGCTGCTGTCTACAATTGTGTGTAGACTGATATTATTATTAGCTGCGAAAAGGTTGTGTTCCAGGGGTGTCGTAGCTGGGAGATCTGAAAATTTGACTTAATAGCTATgctgtaaaatgaaaaaaaatactaaTCAGTCAGAATATGCACTTAAATatacaatatttttgctgaaTGTGGTAACGTAAACGTATGAAGCCTGTAATAAAGAAAATACGGTTGAGAATCATTTTAAGCTAACAATTTTTACTTGTTTTATTCACCACAACAAGAAAAGCACACACTTCTTAACCGACTCATTTGAAAGCGTATGTAAGTTTGTTGCCTTCATTCCATACGAGACTTCACGCAATCATAATCACCATACACTACACCACACGCCATCTCTCGGTCACCGTGGTGAACTGTTATTCACCACGACGTTCAATACCACCCACCACAGTTTGAAAGCTGTCACCGCTGACAGCTGACAGTTCTGTCACGCAACTGATGGGGCGCTCGTCTCACCAACACACCCACACGACCAAGGGGGGTGACCCCATGGTTTTCCGCTGCATGTTTTCGCCGTGCTCTCGGTTCGATTCTGAACAGCGGTTTGGCTTGACTCCCGCGTGTGCATTATTTAGCCAGGGCTCTCTTCTCCCCAGCTGACGACGTTTTTGTCTCGTTCCATATTTTTCTTTCTTCGCGATATCGATGCGATGGTCGCTGCTCTACTCACACTAGCCCAGTGTGGTCGCCAGCGCACTACTACGCTGTATTACCTCAGGAAGAGGACTTCTGTCGCCTGTTCGAAGTCGCACCTCAGTCAGAGTGCTAGGAACCGAGTTCAGGAATAGTCGTATTCTGCGTTTTGTCCGTGTTGTTTCTGGTTGTTTGAAGAAAGTTCTACTACTGTCACTGTGTCCCGATTGGCGTGTGTATTCTTCAGTGGATCCAGTCTGGAGTTGCATCAGTTGATGAGACGGCAGTCACGTTTTTACGATTGACGGTCACAGCATAGAGGGAAAAGTCAAGGAATTGGCAGCAGCGTGAGCGATCGCCAAGCATTAGGTCTAGGCAGCGCGATATTGGCAGAATTATCCAGTGCATGTGTGTGAGCAGTTGTTCTCTCTGATACCTACTTGTGTACGGAGGTGGCCCCAGTTGTGTAGTTTGGGAGTTTCGCTTTCAAGTCTCGTGGTTTTTTATTTCCCCCAAGTGGGTTGGAAAGTTTGTTGCTGGCGAGGAAAATAAAGGCCCcgttttgtaaaacgtgaaaagTGTGactagaatttctgggaaattattGATCGAGGAAAAGGCTTAGTGGAGGAAACGAGTGTATCCAAGGCGAATCAGCCCAGTGTGGAGGCGAAGTTGCTACGAGAAATAAAGCATTTAACCCGAAAAGTGGGGTGATTTCtttaattctctcagaaattgaaGAACGCGGTGAGTGTGAGCTTGTGTGTTTGCCAGATCCGCTGTGTAGCAGTCAACGTGTGGATACGCTATAGTTATTTGTGTGCTGAAGAGTGTTTTGCCGAGTTGCTGTTTGGGCCAAATCGAAGAGCAAAGGTTGTGTAATTTTTTCGATACCAGACACCGACCGAAAAGTGCAGTGACAGTTTACACCCCAACTGGGTTGTGTACCAATAGTTAATTCTTCTCAACGAACAACAGTAAACAAATCGAAGGTATGTTTCTTTGAGATAGTCGTAAAATTTCTTATCTACGTATTTTTAGTATACAAATCTCCTCCCAACTTCTACTATCCCCCTTTGAATGGTGATTAGTGCGTCCCACAATTAAACCAACGATTAGTAAATAGGCCAAGTGTGATTAATCCTAATACTTGTGATTGTGATTTGATTGATAACCCAAATAACAGTGCCTTAGCGTGAGCGTTTGTCTAGCGAGTGATAGAAATTCTGCGTAATAAATAACCGACTGCAAACCCGCCTACCCCTTATCCAGCGACACGTACCTACTAATTAGAACCTGCTGCTAACTCTCAACATAGTGCTGGATAGTCAGTCACTCAGTACGCTAATCCATCCGTAGTGATCATTCGTCGTAGACTTGGATCTAGGTTTAGTTAGAGGTGGACTGGACAACTATTTCATCATGTTCTGACTTTGGACAAAAGGTCGTTTCCAACTGGTTGTGCGTCACTTTGGAGTGTTGTTGGTCCGTTTGAATAAGAAATTTACACGATAAGATGAAAcatttggtttcatttgaattccaCATTTGACACTGAGATGCTAATCAGCACATCACTCGATTTGCTAATAACAAACTGTCATTCGCACAGACTTTTGCGCAACATTTTTTCCAGACCTTTTCCGTTGATGGCACACAGGTTTGGCGCAAAAGTAATGCTTTCATGCTCCAATGCAGCAGTAGTGGTTTGACGATAAAAACCTTATCACGACGCGTTTGTCTGCATAAAAGCGGCTCTGATGATAATAGATAATGAGCTCCGCTTTTTGTCGCAAAATGTGTGTCATGTAATGGGGATATTCGCTGAGTCGCAATAGCGGTGTGGTATTGTCGATGCTTGTTGATAACGAAAGTAAAACCTAGCTGAATTTACGATCCCTTCGTTGCGTTAGTACGTATAGTTGCGTATAGTTGcgataatggcaattgagcatttTTCGACTAAAATATTAGCGAAATACATTATTAATAGATATATTATGATTCAAGTTGCGGTCTAAAAAAATTTACCCCGCTCTATATGCACCATGCCCAAAATGTTGATaatactagtttacagcatttttgaactcggtaagctgatgatcattgttggtgtagaatcatgccctgagttcgaaaacgcgaaggaaaaaaattacagtagtgcgaaatttttttcgactttccatacaaggttgatgatttgaaatcgatttttgttctatttttaagcaaagtcgctcacttcacacatctcattctccgtattcaatgctccgattgagctgttttttactgtaactcgccaacatatgatatgtcaaataaacgttgagaaagaatttttagattgtttttttcttattgaaaaaaaaaatacatttcttcaaatatttttggaaattttgctaaaatttaaggagatcgtcccaaaaactctccaatatcttgaattttatcaatctctaATGCAaagcctgcattcagatgatcgaatggtattgtattcagcttttcatttatgaaaaaagatttgaaattggttgaacaaaaagcaagatatttgaattttaataaatttaatattaaaaaaaaatgtaaaactcgatattgagctaaaactcaaaatctgctctacttaaaattttttgaaccgCGGTTTGGAAATCAgaactaaattgtacttcaaaaattttggtcgtttgcagaagttcacgactttcgttttattttgtaaactagtgtaaccggtgatcctctacggacatgaaacatggaccatgctcaaaGAGGACCCGCCAGCACTCGGAGTTTACTGAACGGAACAGGTGAGGAGTAATATGGCGAGCATTGGGTAAGGTtgaggatggagagcggtagcCACGAACCTGGTATTgtatggcgtactattgttgattatgtcttgttttTAATGTGATGTTTAACTAATAAATGTGTGTAtgtcttagcaccatgattacttataTATTTGGTGTATTTggtaaagttgttaggccagccaaggttttggCCAGGCAGTTTGATTCACacttccaccactaggtggtctTTTTTTATtgggatgttgaacaaataaatgtaatctGTATGCTTCTCCAGGAAACTCTTCCAAGAGTAGATTCGAGAAAAgctctagcattttttttttcgaagttccTCCAAGTTCCTatatttatttaaatttcttcaggagattctacggaaattactcaaggagttctttcgcaGTTCATCCaaacattcctcaaggaattcgtccgCAGTTCCTTCCAATAAtgaactctgaaagaatttctcaaaggaactgctgcagtaatttatgaaggaactcttcagaaaatttccgttgtaactttttttgaaattcctggaaacccTAGAAACAATGCGTTGAGAATTCAGAAAATAATTCTGGAGTTAtccagaaatccctggtagaactccTAGAACAACTCTCATTGGAACTTTTTTTAGAAGTAGCCAAGCAGTACCTGAAGTATTTTCCGAAAtagcttctttagaaatttttgaaggtactcctaaaggattttctgaaggaactctatcCCAATGAACTGCTGAAGTAAATCCCGAAGAACTTcagcaggaattactgaaaatCGTTCTAAAAGATCTTAGATTTCAACAGCTACGCTATCTTTCAATCTTTTATTAAACTCATCCCTCGACCCACCAAGAATCTgaaagatttcttaaatattttttcggAAGAGTTTTCGACACAATTGCTGGAGCTATGTTTGAAGAAAGTCCTTTGAGAACTTTAGAAGAACCCACGAAAGAGCTGCTGGAAAATCCCTCAATAAACTTCAATAGGATATCTTGTAGAAACTTTTAGGTAAATTGCATGAAAGTTTTCTGAAGGGTTtccatgaaatttcaaaaataatgactGGGAGAGTTTCCcattaaactcctggagaagtttccgagTGTTGGAGAAACTTTGTGAAGAAAATGTACTCCTAGAATTCTCGAGTAACTCCTGGTATTTGTGTAGTGGAGTTCTGACATGCAGAATTACTAGCATGTAACTCAGAGCAATTTATGTGGTcacttatgaaagaatttctagaatccCCGAATAAGTTTCTAGGTGAGTTTTATACAAAGAAACTGCctaaaaatcccagagaaattttcaaaattacttctggaaaaagtttttgcaataacttctgaagaatttaaaTCCTTATGGTtactccgaaggaattttcaaaggaatttccaaagaaacacgACAAAAAACTGCAAGAACGTTATCCGTACAAATTAGTGGAAACATGTCCTATCCAACTTCAAGGAATGcttacaggaactcctggaggaactcccagaagaatttcctaaaTCTTGAAGGGATTCTCGGAGAAACTTTAGAAGGTACTTCTGAacgaaatttcaatttttttccgaATTAACTCATGGATAAATAGTTGGTATAGGATTATTATGGAACAGTTTTCGAAGTAAGGAAATGTTGAAGGAAGttctaaagaatttcctgaataaaCTGTAGAGGCGATTCCAGGAAGAACTGTTAAAATTCGCTAATGAGCTCATGAACAAATTCCCGAAGGAGCTCTTGCAGAGGAgaaactttaaaatttttaaagaaatttctgaagaaactccttgacacAATCTATATCCTCGAACGtagttttaaagaattcctcctgaaggatttttagatgaaaatcttggagaaacatCCGACGGATCTGTTGAAGAATTTCCCGAAGGAGGTTTTGCAGGAACTACCAAAAGAGCCCTTAGAGattttttcggaggaactccaaaaagtattctcctgaaggaactccgggagaggTATTCGAACACATCAAGGAATATCCGTAGCAAAGTCGAATGAATTttcgaaactctggaagaatttccgaaggaactcctgcaagaattccacaaACCTTCCGTAGAGTTGTCCAAATGATTTCCTGCATATATTAtcaaaagatttcttgaaaacaaaatacTAATGATCTCCTCTCCATTCCTCAACCTTGTCCATCATTGTCTTGGcgtaagaaaaaaaatgttcgcaCAGCCGTCAATGGacggagggggtctgagatggtcataaattagtctacgtagtttatggacagcgcttaAATTATCTCTAAGGATATTGACAAATGCTTATCTAGgtgtttcccaggaattccttcagacatacgtccacaaattgctccagaaatactttcagaaaatccttcaacaatatttcttcagaacaatctccagaaattttcaggaattcgaaTTTTCTGAGAAGTATCTCCCGGTATTTCTCAAGCAAATTCATTTAAAGTTCCATGGAATGTCTTCAGCTAATACTCAGGAAATCCATTAAAGAGTGCTTCCTGAAATTTCCACTGGGATTCTACTGGAGATtcgttcaaaagtttcttctggaattctttcagaaaatcctgctaagattccatcggaaattcctttttcgacatttttatctataaatttatatggattcctactggaatttcttcaaaattcttttgtaattcttcttaaaaaaaattgcacaaatcctacagagattcttctgggaattccaagGGTTGCTCCAAAAATTAGTCAGAaaattgcatcagggattcctgcagaaattcctacaaagattttttcttagaaatttcttctgatgttccgcCACAAACATGTcctaggattcctttgggaacgtccataaattacgtcacgcttttagggggagggaggttcagtaaagtgtgacgatacatacaaaaatttcagtggtctcatacaaaaagtgtgacatatggGGGAGTTGAAAATGGACAACTTGTGCGTAACGTaatttaatttatggacgttcccttttgAGATTTTCACAGGAAATGTTTCAGATatccctctgggatttttttttatcagaagttcttcaagaaatttaacaaaatATTACTGGACGGATTCTCGGAAGAAAACCTCAAGATTAATTTTTAAAGTCCAGAAGAATCTTtttaaaaaactcctggtgattcTTGGAAATTGTGGGATTCCAGAacggtttctgaagcaatttttgaagctatctctgtagaaatttatggatgaatgcctggaagaatagtTGAGAAAACTTTTTTCACTATTTCCTtagttcctagaaaaaaaatcatgagaaaccagtggagaagctctggaagttATTCCTAGGGATAATTGCTTGGCACTGGAGGAAAAATCttgttggaatttctaaaggcttcgcttaaaaatttctgcaagaattgcagATAAAGCAACTGGTGgagctggtggaatccctgaagaaatctctcataaaAATCTGAAGTTATCCTTGGAAAAACATCTGGAGATACATCTGGAGAAGTTCTAGTATAGTTctgaaatatatatatatatatatatatatatgtatatatatatatatatatatatatatatatatatatatatgtatatatatatatatatataagttataAAACGGGGCTGCGGATAGAGGtttttaaaaaaacacaaaattgaactTCACACTTAGAGCTCTGACTCTAGACTGATTTATTATACCTATCCTGAGTCCCTGACTACCTATGAGCCCTGTCCAGCTACTTGCTGAGTATGCACACTCTATTGGATCGCGTTGTGGTGCCTCGTGGTGGTGTCCGGTTGCGGTGCTGTAGACTGTTCTTCGTAGAAATGCGCGCGGAGTCGTTGCAGCTCCTTCTCTAGCTCCACCTGCTGACGTTGCAGATTCCTTACTTGATGGTGTTGACTATTCTGGTCGTTTACGATGTTCGGTTTGTTTGGTTGGTGGGAAGCAACCATAACTGAACCCTCCTCAAGTACGGAACGTCCCGGTCCGTTGGTTATGTTTTTCACGATGACTTTGATGATGATGCAAATACCGCAAAATCCAAGTATGGTTGATATCGAAATTCCTCCGAACGTTGTCCAAAGTTTGAAATGTAGACTGTCTTGTTGCAGATATACGTGGTCCAATTTTTGCCGGTTACTAACTGCAGTATTGCTGATCTCTGCTATGTCGTGTGGTTTATGAAGACTCCATTCCATTAAACTGTTGTGAAATGCATTGTTGATTACTTCGGTGTCGATGAACGTTTCCGAACTTCGGAATGATTGGCCGTTGAAGTTGACGGTGCAGTTGTTGAATTTGATGATGAAATTTCCGGTGATTCTTCTGGTATCTGGTCCGCAATTTGTTTCCAAGGTGTGGTTGACGGCATTCGAGATTAATAGGGTGTTCTCGTTTACCAGTTGTTGGGTGGTTTCGTTTTGGAAAATAGAACTGCATCGTGACTGTTTTCCAAATATGATGGCTCGGATACAGTCGTCCTCAAACTCTGTGATGAATGTTGATTTTTGGACGAAATCTTCTGGGTTTCTGGTCGTGAATAATTTGTTACCATGCCGTATGATGTGGCTTGGGTATGATCTGATTATTTGATTATCCACGATGAGTGGGTAGATCCTTGTGATTGTCGATGTTGTAGATTCCAGCTGTGGAACGTTAAGGATGTACAGTAAATCACCGTTTCTAACAGCAACCTTCGGGGTAACGAATTGAAGTGCTTCGTCTGGGAAGTGGATGAGTACTCCTTGGTCTTGAAGGGTTGATTTGATGATGTTAATTTCCCGCGTAGATAGAATTTTGTTGTTACTGATGGAGATCTTTGAGAGGGTGATGGCTTCTTGAATGTTGTCCAATAGCTCGTTGATGACGTCGACGTTTAACATTGTTGTGACTGCATCTAAGGCATCCAGGTTTGCCTTGTTTTTACTGTTGAGGGAGTTAGCTATTTGGTTAACGGTTATCGTGAGCTGCGTAATCCTGTTGTTGATGTTGTCGTTTATCTTGTATTGGTGGTTGTTTTGGTTAATAAGCTCGTTCATGGTAGAGTTGATGATGTGTAAGTCCTGCGCATCCGGTGATCCAGCTATCCATTTCCACGCGGTGCCTAGTGAATCCCATCGTCGGTGGCGACGTGCCTGCTGTGGCTTCAATCCATAGAGAGTTGCATATAGCTTCTTAATCCTGAACTTGATCACTTCGTGTAAGGGGTTGTTAGTATTTGTTAGTTTGTTATAGAATGAATTCGTTATAATTTCCATGCTCTCCTCAATTCTATCTAGCTTCACTGGGTGTATGATTTTTATGTTTCCGGTTTGTATCTTACAATTGGTTATTTTGATTTCGACAATTGGGTTATTTCCTATGTTTATAACATTCAAAAATGAGTCTGCCAATGTGTATGGAATTATACTGTATATAATGATCGAAGCACATATTAGCTGTAAAGTTAAAGTTAGTGTGTTAGTATGGATTTAGTACGattatgggtttttttttttcgattaggcaaTTCAAGATTGGAGGGGACAGATTCTTTTATCTTTCAAGCTTTCCTTTTCCTTTTTAAATTTCCTTTGTGTAGTTTAATATCTCTGAAATCTATCAGTGTTTTCCTCCTGTTGACCCTAACTTTCTGTTTTCTGAATTTAGCTTTTCTTTTATTAGGAATGCCGGAAGTTTTTACAAAAATGTCTTGATTTGGTTCAAAAATTGGGTCGTCCTCCCTAGTTTTATTACGAGAATCAATTTGTTTTTTCTGACGCGCTTctaattcttgaataatttcatcAAAGAGTTCGTCCCTATTTTCAAGTATCTTTGGGAGATCAAGTGGTCTTTCGTCGCCATCTTTGCATCCGAAAAATACTTCAAAGGGCGTTAGTTGAGTTGCCGAATGTATGGTTGTGTTGTACAGTTCCGTCGCTATTTTGTATATTTCTTTGTTCAAAAGATCGGGAAACTTATGTTTAATACACCTAAAGATCTCGCTTAAAGTTGAATGGAATCGTTCCACGATACCATTCACTTCGCTGTGATCTGACGGTGTGTGATAAATTTCTATATTAAGCCTCTGAAGGAGACCTCGTATTTCTATTGCCTTAAAAGCGACTTCGTTGTCACACACAATCATCTTTGGGGTTCTAAATGTCGTGAGTAATTTAACGAGACCCCTTTTAATGTCCGGAATAGACCTTGACTTGACAGGGATAAGCATCGCGAATCGAGATAGCTTATCCACTGCGGATAGAAAGATATTTGGACTGGATATGAAGATGTCCATATGAACGATATCGAGAGGTTTAGCAGGGGTTGGGGTGTATGCGAATTTAATTTTATATGGGTTCCTCTCGTATTTGTTTTGAAGGCAAGTATTACAAAGGTTAACGAAACTTGTTACCTTGTTCCGCATCCTTGGGAAGAAGTATTTTCCAGAGATCACCTTGTAATTATCTTCGATTCCGCGGTGGGCGCGGTCGTGCGTTTCCTCGATGATCTGGTCTTGTCCCTCTTCGGTAAGAATATCCTGCAAAATAGACTGGGTGAGTACAACTTTGAAGGATTTATTACGGGAAAAATAGTTTTTATAAGCTAATTGTATCCATTTTAACCATTTTTCTGGGCATAGGATACAACTCGTTCGGGTCGGATGCATGTAGTCTCGGAAGATACTTATGGCGTTCACCAATCCAAATGTTGCTCTGGTGATGGTTCGTCTGAATACAGAGGGGAAAATTTCCTCGTACGATTCATCGTTCCTTGGCCCTTCTGtaattaaaacttgatttttgaagACATTAATTGGTCGTAAGGTCATTTTGATCAAGTCACTTGCATCAGATGAGCTGGAGTGGACGGTCCCACTATCACTGTCATCATTATCGTTATTGTCATCAGATTTATCTTCGTCGctggatgatgataatgattCTTGTTCGTTAGCATTTATTGCCGGGTTAATATTTATTTCATGGTGAAGACGAGACAAACCGTCTGCGACGACGTTTTGTTTTCCGGGGCGATATTGAATTTCGTAGTCGAATTGTTCAAGTCGCAGTTTCATCCGAATAAGCCTATCATTTGATGTTTTCATATTCAAGGCGTAAGTCAGCGGCTTGTGATCCGTGTATAAAGTAAATTTCCGACCaaacagatatggtctgaaatatCTGCACGCCCAATCGATAGCGAGAAGTTCCTTCTCAATTGTAGAGTACTTTTCTTCGCTTTTCGTCAGCGTACGTGACGCGAAGGCTATAGGTTTGTCTTTCCCAATGGGCCCTTGTGACAAAACCGCGCCTATAGCGTAGTTAGAAGCATCTGTGGTGAGCACAAATGGCTTCGAAAGATCCGGACGTTGAAGCACATGGCTACTGGTCAGGATATTTTTGCAACGATTGAAGGCTGATACAAACTCGGGTGAATGAGTGATCTTTTCGCCTTTACGTAGTTGCTGGGTTAAAGGTTTTGCAATTTTAGCAAAATCCTTTATGAATTTTCGGTAGTAACCCATGGTTCCTAAGAACCCTTTGAGTTCGGTTTCATTTTTTGGCAAAGGCCAATTTTGGATAACTTTGATTTTATCCGGATTGGGTTTTACTCCTTCAGGAGTAACTATGTGTCCTAAGAAGGCTACctccttctggagaaattcgcttTTATCAATCTGAATTTTCAGATTGTGTTTGCGAAGAGTCTCCATTACTTTGGATATATTTATCAAATGCTCCTGCAGGCTGGTTGAATAGATGATGATATCATCCATGTACACCAGGCAAATCACACCGACATGTTCTCGGAGGATGTTATCCATCACTCTTTGAAATGTGGCGGGAGCGTTCTTTAATCCAAAGGGCATTCTGAGAAACTCGTAGTGTCCTCCTTCGACACTAAAAGCTGTCTTATGAATATCCTTTTTTGCTAGCTCTATCTGgtggaagccagaagctagatccAATGTTGAAAAATACTGACATTTTCCTAGTTTATCTAGAATGTCCGTTATGTTGGGGATCGGGTAACGATCATCTAAAGTTTTTTCGTTCAACTTTCGATAATCTATAACCAATCTCCATTTCCTTTGTCCAGAAGCATCTAGTTTCTTTGGCACTACCCATACTGGGGAAGACCATGGACTGCTTGAATGTCGAACGATTCCTTGTTCGAGCATTTTCATAATTTGTCGTTGTACCTCTTCTTTGTGACAGAAGGGGTATCTATACGACTTTGTGTATACGGGAAGTTCATCCCTTGTATTGATCTCATGTTGAATTGCACTTGTAAAGGTTAAAGGTTCATTTCCGTGGTGAAACACGTCTTGAAATTTACCAAGCACCTTTGTTAGTTCTGTCCTTTC contains the following coding sequences:
- the LOC134287662 gene encoding uncharacterized protein LOC134287662 isoform X1; this translates as MTNNFLPYIVIQSPKFGEIKLLIDTGANKNYISPKLVPYNSIRLGAQHKITNISGTFSVDKFTYFNPFVNFNKNLPSQKFFLFDFHNFFQGVIGYESLKSLRAVIDTAKDTLRIGSIEVPLHKKFPETININANETKAIFMPTSVSDGDFLFGNEVKLLKNVHILAGLYTSKNHRAEILIHNFSNESQEVSLGDVLNVELNNFEVTSPQKSDSNKTESLNQHIRMDHLNSEERTELTKVLGKFQDVFHHGNEPLTFTSAIQHEINTRDELPVYTKSYRYPFCHKEEVQRQIMKMLEQGIVRHSSSPWSSPVWVVPKKLDASGQRKWRLVIDYRKLNEKTLDDRYPIPNITDILDKLGKCQYFSTLDLASGFHQIELAKKDIHKTAFSVEGGHYEFLRMPFGLKNAPATFQRVMDNILREHVGVICLVYMDDIIIYSTSLQEHLINISKVMETLRKHNLKIQIDKSEFLQKEVAFLGHIVTPEGVKPNPDKIKVIQNWPLPKNETELKGFLGTMGYYRKFIKDFAKIAKPLTQQLRKGEKITHSPEFVSAFNRCKNILTSSHVLQRPDLSKPFVLTTDASNYAIGAVLSQGPIGKDKPIAFASRTLTKSEEKYSTIEKELLAIDWACRYFRPYLFGRKFTLYTDHKPLTYALNMKTSNDRLIRMKLRLEQFDYEIQYRPGKQNVVADGLSRLHHEININPAINANEQESLSSSSDEDKSDDNNDNDDSDSGTVHSSSSDASDLIKMTLRPINVFKNQVLITEGPRNDESYEEIFPSVFRRTITRATFGLVNAISIFRDYMHPTRTSCILCPEKWLKWIQLAYKNYFSRNKSFKVVLTQSILQDILTEEGQDQIIEETHDRAHRGIEDNYKVISGKYFFPRMRNKLICASIIIYSIIPYTLADSFLNVINIGNNPIVEIKITNCKIQTGNIKIIHPVKLDRIEESMEIITNSFYNKLTNTNNPLHEVIKFRIKKLYATLYGLKPQQARRHRRWDSLGTAWKWIAGSPDAQDLHIINSTMNELINQNNHQYKINDNINNRITQLTITVNQIANSLNSKNKANLDALDAVTTMLNVDVINELLDNIQEAITLSKISISNNKILSTREINIIKSTLQDQGVLIHFPDEALQFVTPKVAVRNGDLLYILNVPQLESTTSTITRIYPLIVDNQIIRSYPSHIIRHGNKLFTTRNPEDFVQKSTFITEFEDDCIRAIIFGKQSRCSSIFQNETTQQLVNENTLLISNAVNHTLETNCGPDTRRITGNFIIKFNNCTVNFNGQSFRSSETFIDTEVINNAFHNSLMEWSLHKPHDIAEISNTAVSNRQKLDHVYLQQDSLHFKLWTTFGGISISTILGFCGICIIIKVIVKNITNGPGRSVLEEGSVMVASHQPNKPNIVNDQNSQHHQVRNLQRQQVELEKELQRLRAHFYEEQSTAPQPDTTTRHHNAIQ
- the LOC134287662 gene encoding uncharacterized protein LOC134287662 isoform X2 — its product is MRNKLICASIIIYSIIPYTLADSFLNVINIGNNPIVEIKITNCKIQTGNIKIIHPVKLDRIEESMEIITNSFYNKLTNTNNPLHEVIKFRIKKLYATLYGLKPQQARRHRRWDSLGTAWKWIAGSPDAQDLHIINSTMNELINQNNHQYKINDNINNRITQLTITVNQIANSLNSKNKANLDALDAVTTMLNVDVINELLDNIQEAITLSKISISNNKILSTREINIIKSTLQDQGVLIHFPDEALQFVTPKVAVRNGDLLYILNVPQLESTTSTITRIYPLIVDNQIIRSYPSHIIRHGNKLFTTRNPEDFVQKSTFITEFEDDCIRAIIFGKQSRCSSIFQNETTQQLVNENTLLISNAVNHTLETNCGPDTRRITGNFIIKFNNCTVNFNGQSFRSSETFIDTEVINNAFHNSLMEWSLHKPHDIAEISNTAVSNRQKLDHVYLQQDSLHFKLWTTFGGISISTILGFCGICIIIKVIVKNITNGPGRSVLEEGSVMVASHQPNKPNIVNDQNSQHHQVRNLQRQQVELEKELQRLRAHFYEEQSTAPQPDTTTRHHNAIQ